AGGACAGGACCGTAGCAGACTGAGCCGAGAGTGTGTGCAACAGCGCCATCTTACAACCTGCACATGACCGTACAAGTCATTACTTCAttaacaaatgcacacacacactcagcaaacAGTACACACAGTCGTGACACTCACAGTAATGAGCTATAAAAGCTCCGGTTAGGGGCTAGGGCGGAAGGGGCTAGGGCGGAAGGGGCTAGGGCGGAAGGGGCTAGGGCAGAAGGAGCTAGGGCAGAAGGAGCTAGGGCAGAAGGTGGATCACTTTACCTGTGGGAGATGTCCGAGAGAGAAGCCAGACCTTGAGCAAGCTGTCCTGACCACAGGACGCGAAACGGAACTGGACCAAACATCCAGCAACATCTGAGAGAAACAAGGGGGACCAAAATTAGACAGCACAAACATTGACGGTGTTTCATATTTACAGAGTGTTTTAGTGTTTGTACAACACCACAGCCTGTCACAGCCAAGTGACAAAACATGGCGCAGGAAAATCTCAATGTGCTGAAAGGTGAGAACAGCCAGAAATCGAATAATACAACAATTGTGAAACTTAAAAGTTGGAAAAGCTGAAAGGCTGGTGGTTCCAGAGCGGTTCTGCTGTACCCTTCATCATCTGTGGAGAAAACTGGCAGCAGGTGACCCCGAGGTCGTGGGCGTACTTCTCAGCATGCAGCTGGTTCAGAGTCAGGTCCCAAACGCGGAGGTCTCCGTACGTGGAGCCCGTGGCAAGCAGCTGCCCGCAGGGCGAGAAGGAGCAGGCCACGATAGTGGTGTCAGGGACCGCACCTGTCCTGCAAGACAGACGGCAGCGTACAAATCCTCCACACACAGGTGCGCGTGCAGGGGGGTCGTGAGGATGTGATCGTTTATGCTCAGCGGTATTTGGGAGACTAAGTGAAGTAACCCTGCAGGCGTGGTCAGTGAGAGGGTTGTGTATGCTGGTGTTTCACAGCCAGCTCACCTGTGCAGACGTCTTGAGGGGAAGTCCCATAAGGCCAGGCTGCCGTCCGCCGCGCCAGACACCAGGTAGGACGAGGCGGGCGAGAAGGCGCACACTCGAACTGGACTCCGTCCGGGGTGCTCCAAAACGGCTTCGATCTCGCCGGTGTTCATTGCCCACACCACCGTCGTGGCGTCGGTAGAGCACGAGGCTAAAAACTGTCCGCAGGGGCTGAAGCAGCAGCAGTGAACTCCGTATCCGTGACCGGACAGGGGCGAGAAGGGCAGTTCCGTGAAGTCCCGGGTGTGGTACACCCGGATGGTCTTATCCGCGGAGCAGGTGGCAAGCAGAGACCCGGAGAACGTGCACCAGTTCACGTCGTCGCGGTGGTTTTGTAACGTACAGACGAGAGACACCATTTTGAGTCTCACCTGCCCCTGTTAAAACAGTTAGAAGAACATGAGCGAGTGGAGGTAATATTCCTACATTAATTACACCATACTGCTGCCTGCCAGCGTCTCAGGAGAAAGTCCTCACTGTTTAAGCCAGTATCGTATTCATATCCATATTCGAGTATTCGTCTTTATATTCGAGTATTCGTCTTTATATTCGAGTAATCCACCTTGAGGCTGTAATGAAACACAACTGCTTTTAACCACCTAGCTCATATTTCCGCTGTCGTGCTGGTTTCGACGACATTGCGCAAAATTGCGGATCTGGGTACTCCATAACTCAGACAGGGAGACTTTCGTCTGACACAGAAATAAGACATATCAGTGTTATATCTTAACTTACATGAAATAGAAAAACTTCACCGTCACGCAACTCTCCTGCGCCTTCTTCCGGGTTTCCGTGACGTCTCACGTGATGGTCACGTGATCTTTGTTTACTCCACGCAACTGAGGAACGTGTTAAAGTCATTTCATATTAGCGGGGATAAAATAAAATCGAAAAAATTGAAAATGAAATAGATTTACTCCGTTTTACTTTTTTTGCCAGCAGCGGTGTGCGTTTTACTTCCCAGTCAGTTAATCAGTTAATAAATAATTGCAttcaaaaatacatttttaatttgctttacatttaaatacataACGATTTTTTTAATGTGGCGCATCTCTTTTGTATTACAAAAAAAGTCAAACATGGACAGAGAGTAATAAGTGTATAAGTAGAATAAGAGTGTAATAATTGTTTGTAATATTTACGTTTAGACCCATTTATTTATCAGTAACATGTATTTTACATTACTTTTGATTGAAATTTAAATACTTCTAAAATACAAAATAACAATTGTCCACAAGTGGACATGTAGTGAAGGACAGGGTTGTGTGATGGAGACCGTACCCCATGAAGCACAGGGTCGTGTGATGGAGACCCCTTTACAAATAATCTTACAGGCTGTTTTAAGTGTTTTTATCCTTTATCCTTTAAAACGTAATCATGAAGCTCTCCTAACAGTATCACAGAATTGTATGCAGTATTATTACAGCGTTGTTATGGTGATTATGGTGAAACTTCATTTTTAAGAAAAGCACGcttataaaattatttaaaaaaacactccAGGTATCTGTAACTGGCTTTAAAAACATCCTTTAATAGgtccgtgccacacacacacacacacacacacacacagacagacatgcgcgcacacacacacacacacgtcagccacccacactctcagacacacacacacacacacacacacacacacacacacacacacactagtgaaaaATAATGTTCCTACAAAAGAACGCTACCATTTTGTTTCCCACAAGatctttaaataaaataacttCAAGTACTCTGACTCAGGTACAAAAAACTGTTCTAGCTGCCGCCAGTGGGCCGTGacgtggggtgtggggggtgggggcgtggttgagggagatggggggggggggggggggtgtattcaGAAAACCTGCTGTATGCTGCAACCAGTGCTCCCCACAGTTCTCGACTGGGAATACACACAAGAATTGTACAGTATACTGCTGAGTGGAGGATGCCTGGTGGATTTGGGTGGAGGAGGCAGGAAGGGGGGTGTTTTATATTAGAAAACAATAACCttacaaaaaaagaaacaaaacaaacaaacaaaaacttccCTACACCCTGTTTGTTAGGGCAGGCACTACCAAGATTAAGGAGACCACAGTGTTTGTAGAGGATATTTGTATACTGTACAAACAATAAatgggtaataataataataataatagtcacTTTAAGACTAAAATTAAATGCTACAATTAGTCTAAGGCATGAACAATATCCAATGTCTGAAACAATATGTACACATCATTCCAAACAAGACCCAATATATTGATATTAATAGACAGTATGTACATGTGGGTGACCAtcactcatcagtgtgtgttctgcgTCCCGGCGGACGGCTTGGTTTCTGAGGCAGGACCCATTCTGAGGTCCGGACAGCCGTAGCCAGGGAAAcactttcctttcttttcttggCTTGAATTTTATATTTGGAGAGGACAGAACACACGAATAAACATTCCGTTGGAGTTAAAGCAGTTTTTGCTGTTTCTTCCTTTTCATAGAAAATGAAGAATGGACCTTTTTTTTCTcataaataattattttaaaaaattaaatacattCACTATAATATTAAcgataaagtaaaaaaaacaacaaaaaaaaaacaatgatatTTACAAGTAGTGGAACGTGTTGTCTTCTCCTAGACACAGCTCTGACGGGTGGAGATTTCAGTGTGATTACACTTTTCTACAAGGAAATGCTATTGCACAAAGACACCCTCTCCGCTCtttgggtgttgtgtgtgtgcgagactCGTCAGGGGTGTAGACCGGCATGGCGGGCCTGATCGGGGTTGAGGTGAGTTCGGCTGCCGCGGGGCCCAGGCGAGGTTCTGAGTCCCGCACGCGTGGGGTGTTGGAGGGGGGACTCTGTCCATCAGTTGGTCTGCTTGAGTAGCTCAGTCCACCTCTTCTCGAAGAACTTCCGCATGTTGTGACCTGCACGACCAATGTCTGAGTTGTCCTCGTTGAACTTCTCACAGTTGTCAAACACCAGGTTGACATCGATGATGAATGTCTCGAGGTTCTGGTATCTGTAAGGAGAGGCGGAGCAGGAATGAGCATGGggaccagtgatggcttagttaccttgaaaaagtaatcagattactgattactcctttaaaaagtagcttagttagattacaagtttctttagtagttacattcagcagcaaaataagtttttccaatactcactttattggaagtgcattttaacagtaacaatgtatctcctgacatttaaataatgtatctcctgacattacgtttgtgtcgctgcgcggtattatttgtaaatgtatttgtaaacgtaatacaagtgaactattcagtcagacagctatttgttgtgaaacaaaatacaattacaatttcaagtatttttaagtactttagccaaaattccagcacttttcaaacctggaacacaatgcaacattaaaattcgtcaggtaaatgttccttcccctgtttttgaggggtgtttctttacactaccacatatcattacggagaacactgaacagaatgacgtgaacgcgctcgcgctctcacaggttcacttgcagcgtgcggagtcgagcgctacggtcagatgcaaaagtataactgagccaagtATATATagccaatatatatatttttaataagaaaaataaatagagTAATGCACAGTTACTTCGATAAGTAATTTTAaactgattactggactggaaatagtaactcgttatattactcgttactgaaaaaagtggtaagattggAGTAATGCATTACTAAGTAATGTGTCATTGACATCACTGGTGGGGAGCAGCGTGTGGTAGCTAGGACCGGAAGAGGGACTTACTGGCTGCTGACGAGTTTCTCGCGAATGGTGGAGAAGTCCATGGGCTTCTTGATGACCTTCCGATACCCAGGAACGGACTTGAGGTTGACAGGAGTGAGGAAAGGCCATGCGTCCTGGTGACGCTCCAGTTCAGCCAGGAGAACCCTGCATGGATGGTGAAACCCTCAGGATAAATGGGCTTTATGGGTCATGCTCACCAAACAACTCACCTTCAGAGCACTGATCAAGGATCAGTGATCGACTTCTACCTAACGTAGTTTCATCTACAGTAAATTCGACCAGTACTCTAATGCCTGACAAATACACCCCAAATAACCATACAGGTCATACAGGCATGAAGATGTTTAGAAATCCCCTTCCTGTAGAATATTAacaggtgtgtgagaggtggaggccCAGGCTGTACCTGCAGAGGCCCAGGTCGCGGTTGTTGTCCCTGGCTGTCTTAGCTCTTTTAACACAGGCCGGGCCCTCACTGGAGttgggggtgggcgtggctgtggGGGGCGGGACAGGAGGCGGAGCCGGCGAGCTCTTCTTTGCCTGGCTGGAGGTGGCGGCCGTTTTCTTTGGACTGCCGTTGCTGGTGCTGCAGCCGCCGACGCCACCACAGccgctggccccgcccccacccacaGCCACGCCCACGGCCCCGCCCACGGCGACGACTGGATGGTTCTCTTCAGGCACCTCCGCCTGTTTCTTCCCCTTCTTACTGGTCTCTGCAGACTTCCTCCCGCCCGACGGCTGCATGCGACTCGGAGCTTTCTTGTTCTTAGGGGACTGACCACTCGCCTAATGGACACAAACGTGAAATGACATGAAAATGTGAGCGTGTGGCAAACCACTGAAAATCAAGCTTGGAACAATTGTGCTGCACAGGGTTTAGGGTaaaggttagggttggggttggggttaaggttagggtaaGGGTTGGGATTAGGGTTTTGAAGTAAGGTTTAGGGTTAAAACCTTTTTGTGCAAGTGTTATGGTTAGGATTAAGGTTAtggttaagggttaggggttagagttaagagttaggggttagagttagggttaaggCTTaggggctagggttagggttaagggttaggggttagggtcaTTTAAACACCCAGGACACTTTAGTGTTCTAAATCTAATAaatgtaaccctaaccctaatcacgGTGGTTACCTTGGCGATGCAGGCGGGGCAGTACCAGTCTCCTTCAGGGATGCTGCTGATTTTGGGCTTGTGGCAGTAGGTGTGACAGCCCTTATCACAGCCGTCACACAGCAGGAGCAGATCCTCGTTATCTCCCTTACGACACATCTGacagtactacacacacacacacacacacacacacacacacacacactcatttggTCTCTGAACACATGATGAGCATGTGTACTTTAGGAGTTCAGTAGTCTCCAGCACCGAGCGCTCTGTGCTGCCACCTGCAGGCCGAGATGTGGCAGTGCGGAGGCGTGGCAGGAGGCGGGGCACTCCTGGCTAAGCCACGCCCACTCACCACTTTCATGATGGACCTCTCCCAGGCGATGGACTTCTGTAGCTGTTGTAGGCACATGGCCAGCTGGGAAGAGTTTCGAACCTCACTCAGAGCCTTCCTCCACACCTTCATCCCAGGAGCaatctcctcttctccccttcacacacacacacacacacacacacaaaaagagaaGGGTTAGAAACTGGGACACATTTGCATACCAGAGGAAACTGTACTAAAAAACATCATTATtaacagacagacacaaactCAGATAGACACACAGGACAATCAGTGAGATGTGTTACGAaaaacagtacacacacagcaagtgagaaacacacacacacacactctcacacacatgcacacatacacacacacactcactcactcactctcacacacacacacacacactcacacacatgcacacacacacacactcactccctctcacacacacacacactctctctcacacacacacacacacacacacacacacacacacacacacacacacacacaaagcctttACTGCATGATCAACGTTTGCGGTGAAAACAATGAGAGAAAACAAATCCTTGTGGCTACGATGCACCATGCACTTGCAGAACAGGAGAAAAGTCCCCACCACAATAAACCCAGACACGACAACCACCAGCAGCGCACGGCAACGCAACCCCCATGCAGCCAGAGACAGGCGGCATGACCAAAGGTgagacaacaaacacaaacacacacaggacgtGTCCCCACCCGCCCCcagggtgaacacacacacacacacacacacatgaacgaGCACAGCAGCCCATTAGCCAGCAGAGAGGgtaggaggaggaagaggaggaggatgaggaggaggaggctggCTGTGCGGATGACCTACCCTTCCCCTGCAGTGCTAGAGGATGCAGCTGGGGCGGGCACAGTGACCGTGCCCACATTATCCAGCCTGATCTGGATGGTGCTCCCTAACGGGCTCCTCAGGTACCTTCTCTCGATGTGACGCTCCAGCTCAGCAAGACGCGTCACCGCGATGTCCAGCGGGTTGCTGGGCCGCCGCCACAGACCCttctccgagctccgctcctcCTGGGGGTCCGCCCCTGGGCGGGGCTTGGGGAGGGGCTTGTGCTCGTGATACACCAGGTCTTCCCTCTCCGACTGAGGCTCTGGGTGCACCCAGCCCTGTGGCACGGCATTGTGGGAAACAGTGAACGAGAGCACCTTGGAGTATTTTGGTACAATAAAGCAAGTTTTTCCACCTTTAGAATTATTTACataaacgcacgcacacacacacacacacacacacacacacacacacacacacacacacacacacacacacacgttacctTGACCTGGAGGCTGGCAGACGTGACTTTGCGCTCGAGTTcctccacctgctgcagtaATGCGATATCGGTCTCCATAGcctgctcctccacacaccactcctgCAGTGTCTCCACAGAAACCTGGCCTTCATCCAGCTCTGACACCTCCATCACAGctactagacacacacacacacacacacccagaaacacacacacacccagacacacacacacacacccagacacacacatacacacacacacccccagacacacacacacacaccccagacacacacacacacacacacacccagacacacacacacacatacacccagacacacacaaacacacagtgcagGGAATGACGTAATTATAACTGCCAGTCCTCCAGCAAAGCTTGAGGGCTTTAAAATCATAGTTGCTCTTCTAGTTACAATGGTCTGAATGTTGTGGACAGGATGGAGTGGAGTGTGtgaagatctgtgtgtgtgaaggagtgtgtgaagtgtgtgtggaaaaggtGAGTCTGAGGGTGGCGCTATATAAAGAGAGAAAATAGATCCCACAGTCCACCGTGTGCTTTTGAAGAATCAGCACATCTCTGTAATGAATGCATAATTAAGGTAGTGTTATTAACTTAAATATTCTTAAATATGACATTTGGGGATAGTTTCCTGTTAGACGTAATTGTTTCtgtgtggtacacacacacacacttcttaccCTCGCGGTTCTTGCTGCAGGTCTGTGTGATGAGGTCCATGGATTTCTGGAGCTGTTTGTGCAGTGCCCTCTCTCTGACGCCTCTGCTGTGGAGGTTCTTCATCAGGGTCTGAAGGTCCTCCACGTCAGTCACCTTCCACCAGCCCGTCAGCATATCTGCAGTGCACACGGGCACGAGGAACCCAGCAGGAACATACATGGGGCGCTTCATGTTAGATCGAGGTTTGTCTGAAAAGACTGCATCGCTTCAAGTGGTCTTGATTCCTAtatgcaaagtgtgtgtgtgaaaagtgtgtgtgtgtgtgtgtgtgtgtgtgtgtgtgaacctcaCCCTCTGGTATGGGTAGTGGCTGTGGGTGGTCGTGGTTTCGGGGCAGGTCAACAGCAGGTGACGGTGTAGAGACCAGCTTGTCCCCAGGGGGCGCCGGAGAGCCGCTCTTGCTGGTGGAGACGCTGGGGGCCAGCAGGGGGCTGGCGTTGCCCTCGGTCAATGGGCACAGGGGCACCGGGCTGCTGCACGGGGGCAGTTTGGGGCTGATGACCCCGCCGGCCCAGCCACACACGGGCGACGGCATCAGAGCACCTACGGGCTTCAGCTGCACACAAGCAAACTTACGATCAGCGTGAGCGTGACAGAATCTGGCCcgagtgtgtgacagagagacgTTAAGCAGCCCCGCAGAGCCCGGGGCGGGACCGTGTCACGCTAAATCGGGTCTGGACCCACCTGCGCCGGGGACATGGTGTGGTTCCCCGATCCTTCCAGTACGGGATGGAGAGGACTGGAGGAGAtgcagggagggtggaggtggtggggagaGCAGGGTGGCTGTGGGCTCCTGGCACGGGCATGGCTAGCGGGCTGTGGGGAGGCGCGCGGGGGCGTGGCCGGCCAGGTGAGTGAGGAGTCATCACAGGGCGAGCGGGGCAGGAGGCTGAACCAGTGGCCGCTGCGCTCGGTCAGCACGCGCAGGAGCTGGTCGTTGGCGAGGAGCTGGGACTGGTGctgtagggagggagggactccGAACGGATGGGGCAGGGCCCCGaactgagggggcggggccgccGCTGGGTCCGCCGGAGTGTCGCACGGCACCATGGGACTGGAGGTAGAGTGGGTTGGAGAGGCTGGCACCTCCATCGCTGGGGTGATGGTCACTGGGCAGCCGTTGGGGGTATGGCAGAGGGACACGCTCTCGTCAGACCCGATCTGAGGCTCTTTGAGGGGCGGAGTCTGAGAGGAGGCGGGGTCTGGCTGCTGAGGTTCTGTCTCCTGGATCTTTGGCAGGGAAGGGCTTGGGTCTCCCTCTCCGTCTCCGCCTCCGTGCTGCTCAATGTCCATGGGCTTCTCGTCCTCTTGCTTCACCTCCTCTGGATggtcctcctccttcttcacCTGGCCCTCCGGCCCCTCCCtctccgccccctcctcccgtggctcctccccctgtggcccctcctcctgcatctcctcctCTGGCTCCTCCTTCACCTGCACAGCCTCAAAGTTGCggagcttctctctctccttctccagctcctcagAGCCTGTAGGAGACACAGACGTGCTACAGCTGACCTTCTTCAACATGCTTCATCTACTTCTGACGTCTGCTTCATGTTTATGGTCTTTAAAAAGCCATTATCTAGCTTTTGAAGTGGAAAATATATTGTATAgtacatatatttatatgtgtgtgtgtgtgtgtgtgtgattacctTCACCGCTCTCGAGGCCTTCGATGAAGACTCCTCCACACTGTGGAAGGACCCAGTAGCGACGGCGATAGCGGTCCTGACCGTATGCCATAGAGCGCAGAGCGTGGGACGACTCAAAGAGCTTCCTCCTCGCCAGGTTCTGctgctgcacacacaacacacacacgagtgtaaagtgtgtgcgtgtgtgtgtgtgtgtctgattgtTTGACATAATGTACATGTGTTTACCTTTGATAATTTCTCAATCTGTTTCTCCAGCTCCTCTACACTCGTGGCTTGATCTCCCTCATCctaagtcacacacacacacacacacacacacacacaaacacacacacacacacacacacacacacacacacacacaaaacacaattaCTACCACGCTGATGATTACTGTTGACATGCAGGGAGGGTTCGTGCGAGATCTCACCTCATCACATGTCTCTACTTTCTTTCCTttcttcacctcctcctcttcctcctcctcctcatcctctcctgCTTCATCGCTGTCgtcctcttcatcctcatcctcatcgcTGTCCCCACCCTTCCTCTTGCGCTTGGGCCCTGTGGAGGGCGTGCCTGTGGCTTGAGGCTCCTCCCCTCCTGCCCCGCCCTCTCGCTTGCCCGTACGCTTGGCGTGGATGGTCTTCAGTCTACaggtaaaccacacacacacacacacacacacacgctgtagaATCGACGGAATTTTACAGTCACGGTGTAAATGCAAAACAACAATGAAAAGGCGGCACGTTATAGAAGTATCAGTGTAAGCACATTACAGTCATGTGAATTACTGAGTGTTTAAAGTACATGAATTCTGGCCTTTGTGTAAGAGTTTCTACTTATGAATATTTCATGAgtatttagtgtgtgtttgagtgtaagcATGTGTTTGTGTCAAACACTCACTTTTTGAGTTTTCCCTCCACAATACACTCATCTTTTCTCAGAACCGTCATTTGATCCAGGCTTTTATCAATCTCACtgtagatgcacacacacacacacacacacacacacacacacacacacacacacacacaggtctaaATTCCTGTTGCACACCTTTCACAGCAACACACTGATTTACACATACACTAAGACACTGGCGATCTCTGTAGCATGTCGGATCGCTCCCTTAACCTCTCCTTTGACCTCTGAATGACCCAGGCTGTCCTACCTCACCACACTCTTGCTGCAAGCCAGCTCGTTGACCAGGAAGGCCAGCACGGAGGCTTTCTGGGCGGGCGTGTGAGCCTGGAAGGCTTTGGTCTTCAGGCTGAGGGCCATTTCTGCCAGCACATCTGTGTGTGAGCAGTGGGCCTCCATATACAGCTGCAGCACCTCGGACACGTTGTCCCGGTTCAGGCCTATGTTGGTCAGGTGGTCTCCCAGGATGGACTtcgcctgacacacacacacacacacacacacacacacacacacgagatggTTGTCAGTACTAGGGCTGTGTGCCGTGTTTCAAACAccaaactttgtgtgtgtgtgtgtgtgtgtgtttgttacgtCTATTGTGGACCTGTTTGGGGGTTGTTTTCTTTTATGGTTTAATAGGTGGATTGCCTCATTACTGGTGGATACTTTcgaccaatcaatcaatcaaacaatcaaattttatttatatagcgctttttacaatagttgttgtcacaaagcagctttacaagtgccgagtcctagcccccagtgagcccCCAGATAGCAAGCCAATCGGAGATTGCGGGCACgtgtatgtatttt
Above is a window of Brachyhypopomus gauderio isolate BG-103 unplaced genomic scaffold, BGAUD_0.2 sc479, whole genome shotgun sequence DNA encoding:
- the baz2ba gene encoding bromodomain adjacent to zinc finger domain protein 2B isoform X6, whose protein sequence is MGELQVKPHLKPKEKKPRKKQGEGSCVSESESGSSLDSDSEGMSSSDLDDLGEEEEDDEDEQSKDTEESDSEKEGQKKKRAKAASPTPELSNKESPRPVEDLREALRRSSAVPLARTPSPRPQASPLAPPTATSRDRPAQPTSVIQSTGLALNARPRLTTQPRHHPSPRHLSSSPKPPTASAKPLPSSHQSLPLSLCSSPKPLSVPSPPTPLPLSSSPKPPPLTPSPRSQSLGSARKPKAPPHDAVSSRKLLENSLSHITDYRLKQSFLLQDQEFTFQLKKQQDLYSSSSLLSSSSSSLCSSLLSSLLPHKLSSGRTKPPAAQSVPPPPGLLLPPSLLGLSSVNGVIQGVDVLQDTPLALTTKPLPDLPVNLSTGNRKDGPAPTPAPGLVPGPPPTLTSAPGPPTRPRASRKSKTPKPLDAWKEVSQNHLVQPLADLFRRSAGEHELLSGKDSDDSADDDDDEDDDVDDEEEDEEDSDDSLSESDSNSDSELNGAAGGGRKSCGGVETEADGEQTPVKLSKGLSLLSASTNHSLPDCSPLNLQVIKPASMPTPTIMSGSAALAYHSPPSSSYSVGTSPGSGKRKRVMNEDDLKVPLEMGWRRETRIKTVGGRLHGDVAYYAPCGKRLRQYPDVVKGLQWSLLTEEEIVPRIRAMEGRRGRPPNTERQQRGGDGESSASRRRKGRPPNVGHNEFPSPSEAKLLRKLEAQEIARQAAQMKLMRKLEKQALARAAKEARKQQAIMAAEERRKQKEQIKILKQQEKIKRIQQIRMEKELRAQQILEAKRKKREEAANARILEAEKRLKEKELRRQQAVILKHQELERHRLDMVWERERRRQHIMLMKAVEARKKAEERERLKQEKRDEKRINKERKQELRRLELEMIREMKKPNEDMCLTDHKTLPEFSQIPGLVLPGQVFADCLMVVQFLRAFGKVLGLDLLDVPTLGVLQEGLLNLGNSMGQVQDLLVRLLSSAVCDPGLPPGHRAKSILGDHLTNIGLNRDNVSEVLQLYMEAHCSHTDVLAEMALSLKTKAFQAHTPAQKASVLAFLVNELACSKSVVSEIDKSLDQMTVLRKDECIVEGKLKKLKTIHAKRTGKREGGAGGEEPQATGTPSTGPKRKRKGGDSDEDEDEEDDSDEAGEDEEEEEEEEVKKGKKVETCDEDEGDQATSVEELEKQIEKLSKQQNLARRKLFESSHALRSMAYGQDRYRRRYWVLPQCGGVFIEGLESGEGSEELEKEREKLRNFEAVQVKEEPEEEMQEEGPQGEEPREEGAEREGPEGQVKKEEDHPEEVKQEDEKPMDIEQHGGGDGEGDPSPSLPKIQETEPQQPDPASSQTPPLKEPQIGSDESVSLCHTPNGCPVTITPAMEVPASPTHSTSSPMVPCDTPADPAAAPPPQFGALPHPFGVPPSLQHQSQLLANDQLLRVLTERSGHWFSLLPRSPCDDSSLTWPATPPRASPQPASHARARSPQPPCSPHHLHPPCISSSPLHPVLEGSGNHTMSPAQLKPVGALMPSPVCGWAGGVISPKLPPCSSPVPLCPLTEGNASPLLAPSVSTSKSGSPAPPGDKLVSTPSPAVDLPRNHDHPQPLPIPEDMLTGWWKVTDVEDLQTLMKNLHSRGVRERALHKQLQKSMDLITQTCSKNREVAVMEVSELDEGQVSVETLQEWCVEEQAMETDIALLQQVEELERKVTSASLQVKGWVHPEPQSEREDLVYHEHKPLPKPRPGADPQEERSSEKGLWRRPSNPLDIAVTRLAELERHIERRYLRSPLGSTIQIRLDNVGTVTVPAPAASSSTAGEGGEEEIAPGMKVWRKALSEVRNSSQLAMCLQQLQKSIAWERSIMKVYCQMCRKGDNEDLLLLCDGCDKGCHTYCHKPKISSIPEGDWYCPACIAKASGQSPKNKKAPSRMQPSGGRKSAETSKKGKKQAEVPEENHPVVAVGGAVGVAVGGGGASGCGGVGGCSTSNGSPKKTAATSSQAKKSSPAPPPVPPPTATPTPNSSEGPACVKRAKTARDNNRDLGLCRVLLAELERHQDAWPFLTPVNLKSVPGYRKVIKKPMDFSTIREKLVSSQYQNLETFIIDVNLVFDNCEKFNEDNSDIGRAGHNMRKFFEKRWTELLKQTN